GGCGAAGCGCCTCCTGGGGCATCACATTCCCGATCCCCTGCTCTTCACTCTCCTTGAGGAGTTCATCGACGGAGAGGATCTCGCTCAGTTTTAGATCCCTTTTCGGAGGTTCCGGCTGTTCCATTTTCGGAGTTGCAGCCGGATCGGTGGGAGAAGAGGAGGGAGCCGATTTTGTTGCATCGGACTCTTTCAGAATATCCGTGATTCGTACCATAACAAAACTCCCTTATAAAGAACCGTGGGCGGATTTTTCCACGATTGCACTATTGATGAAATTGACACTCTCTCCGCATCCGATCAGGAGGCTTAAGTCACAGATATTGTTGATCTTCCGGGGAATCCCGCAACTGAAATCATAGATCTTACGGAGGGCATCGTTCGTGAACATGTTCCGTCTTGCTCCTGCTTTCTTGAGACGGAAAAAGATGAATTTGACCATCTCCTTCACATCGAGAGCCTGGAGGTGATAACGAATGGCGATCCGTTGATTGAGTTGAGTAATATGTTCGATCTTCTCTTTCAGTTCCGGCTGGCCGATGAGAATCAGCGTCAGCAGAAAACGGTCATTGAGCTGAAAATTCAGCAGCAGCCGCAATTCTTCGAAGGTGTGTTCACTGTTGATCAACTGGGCTTCATCAACAATGATGACGGAGTTTTTTCCCTCGTTGAGGTTCTGATAGAGATGATCATTCAACCGATGAATCATCTCCCGCCTGGATTCGTTCGTTGTCTCCATCCCGAACTGGTAGAGAATTTCCCGGAGAAAATCTTCCGATTCCAGGCAGGGGTTTTCAATCAGAGCAATCTGATAGTTCCGTTTCACCAGCCGTTGGACAAGAAGCCGGCTGATGGTGGTCTTCCCGCAGCCGATCTCTCCCGTCAGCATTGCCGCACCTTTGCGGCTTTCAATCGCGTAGATCAGACGGGTCAGAGCCTCTTCGTGAAGCGGCGACTTGTAGAGGTACCCGGGATTGGGAAGGTTTTCGAAGGGGTATTCGATGAGGCCCCAGTAATCTTTGTACATGGACAGATTCTCCGGAAAGGGTAAAGGTCAAAGCAATCCCGGCCCAGGGCTCTGCTTGCCGGTACATCCTCTGATATCATGCAGAAAAGAAGAAAATCTATTACTAATAATATGTTAAATGGCATCCTTGAAATCTGTCAAGCTATTATTTCAGGGAGTTGGAGGGAGAAACTTGCGGAGTTTCCTGAGGATCTCGTTGGTATAGCGGAAAAATTCGTCGGCAACGATGGCGACCCAGAGTCCTTTTTCGCCCCGCTCTTCCAGAACTTTCATTCCGTAGACGGTCATCCCGGAGGAAGGCCCTGCGACAATCCCTTCCCGGCATATCATTTCCACCAGGGTGCGATAGGCATCGTCGGAGTCGACGAGGATTTTTTCATCGATGATCGATTCATCATAGATCTCCGGCTTCATCGTGTATTCCGTGTTGCGCAGACCGTAAAACTCGTGGCTCTGCTCACTCGGTTCCACGGAGATGATCCTGATCTCCGGGTTCTTTTCCTTCAGGTATCGGCCCACCCCGGTGATGGTGCCCCCGGTGCCGACGCCGCTGATGAAGTGGGTGATCTTTCCGGCCGTCTGCGCCCAGATCTCCGGTCCCGTCGTTTGAAAATGGATCTCCGGATTATGACGATTTCCATACTGATAGGGAACCATATGATCGGGCAGGTTCTTGTAACCGAAGGCGGCGGCAATGGCTCCTTCTCCGGGGAAACGGGGGCAGGCGTCATCGGGGCTTAAATCCATCGAGGAGGTCGTCAGGGTCAGCAGCGCCTTCTTGCCGGCGGGGATCTGCTCCCCCGAGGTGATCACCGGCTTCTTGTATCCTAAAAGGTTCAGAAAAACGCTGAGGGCCACCCCCGTGTTTCCCGATGTCGGTTCGACACAGGTGGTCTCCGGCTTCAAATCACCATCTTCAATGGCGCCGGTAATCATGCCGAAAGCGGTCCGGTCCTTGATCGATCCCACGGGGTTGAAAAATTCCAGTTTCGCGCAGGCGATCCGATCCTTCTTCGGTTCAATAACATGATTCAGGCGCACCAAAGGAGTGTCCCCGATCAGCTCGGTGATGTTGTTGTAGATCCCCCGATGTTTCAGCGGTGGTCTGGTATGCTCTGTCATCATCTCTCCTTTCCGGCACCCGGCGGGGAGGATTCTTCCGTTCTGTCATATAAGAAGCCGCCGGTTCATACAGATGAAGCGTCACTTTTTCTTTGCAATTATTTGCCAGTCCGTTTCGTTGACGGCGCTGACTTCCAGCACCTCGTGTCCCTCCCCCCTGAGACTGCGGGGCACGTTTTCCGTGGCGGGCTGATGGTCCACGATGATTCTCAGTATCTCGCCGGCCGAGAGGGTCTCCAACGCCAGTTTCGTCTTGACGAAGGTGTAGGGACAGACTTCTCCTTTGATGTCCAGTTCCCTGTCGATCTTGTATGGATCGTTCATGAAGTTTTCTCCTCATAATATCATTTCCCGTTCCCTGCCGGAATCCATGAGAGGTGATTGATCCCCCCCGCCGGAGCGTCACCAGCAGATTACGGCATCCGCCTCCAGAAGAAGGGAAACAATGGCATCATAGTCTACGAGTTCGCCTGTGATCGACTTTCCTCTCGCCTCGACGTCGTCCCGGCAGGCATAGACCTTCTCGATCCCTTCCACCGGAGTCAGCACGGCATCATGGAGGAGGAGTACGGAAACCTCGGCTCCGGCCGCCTGTTCCTCCAGGATTTCAACGGCATAAGGATCCTGCCGGCTTTTGAGAACATGGAGGATTTTTTTCGGCATACCCACTCCCTCAACAGCCGATTACAAGATCGCTCCCGGCAAGGATCTTGCCGAGGGTACGACGATTCTCCCGGGTTACGGGGAAGACGGTCTCGACGATGCTCCGCTCCGCCATTGACTCCTTCTCCGCCAGAAAGGGACACCCTAATTCCCGGAGAGTCCGCACATGGCGGTGAATTTCGGACAAACCGATCCTCTCCGGTGCCGGGGCCTGCAGGAGAAAGACCCCTTCTTCGGCCAGCACGATCTTGACCCTATTCCCGGAAAGCGTCATCCCCAGGGACATGCGGAGCATTTCCGAGATAAACATTCGTTCCAGGGGCGGTTTCCGTAGAAGTATGACGAGCTCTTTCATGAATATTTGCCTCAGTGAAAGGAGAGGAACGCATCGCCCTTCGCGACCATTTCCGACAGATCATACTGACTGCCGAAGAGGACCCCCTCCCGGCGGGGCACTTTTCTTTGGTCGGCATCGTAGGCACAGAGAATAATCTCCACCCCCCGGTCCGCAAGTTCCATGAAATCGTCCCGGAGAATATGGTAGACCCCGTCGTACATCAGAAAGATCCGGACCCGGTGCCCCTGCCGGAGGGCCGCTTCCGAGATCTTCATCACGGTCCGGCGATTTTCACTTTCCGGGCTGGAGGTCAGCAGAAGACCGATCGCAGCGGACTTGCCCATTATGCATAACTCCCTTCCCGGAATTGTTTCCGGGGGATGATCCTCAATCGCTCTTCCCGGAAGGATCTCTCCTGCGGCTCCAAAACCCAGGACCTTGACGATGGGTCTTTCCCCTCGATGACTGAAACAATCAGATAGGAATATTCGTTCCATGCACGGTGAAGATCCACGGAGGAGGGGAGGGAAGGCCCATCGGGATGAGAGTGATAAAAGCCGAGGATCTCCCGACCGGCCTTTCGGGCCTCCCGGTCTACCCGCAGGAAGTCTCTTCCGTCGATCGCATAACGGTCACATCCCCGAAGGTGTTCGCGGTTCTTTGTCGGAAAATTTTTTTCAACCCGTTTCTCTTTCCCCAACCGGCCGACGAGAATTCCGCAACATTCCTGAGGATATTCCCGGACGGCCTGCCGATGGATGCGTTGAAGAAGAGAGGGGGAAATCAGGAGTGCGGTCAAGAATGGATCACCTCGCAAGGGGACGGAAAGCCGTCAGAAGTTTACCCGGCAGAATTCTTCATAATCGATCAATTCCGTAATGGTCGGATGCTCCCCGCAGACGGGGCAGCCGGGATCTTTCCGCACCTTGATGGTCCGGAACTCCATTTCCAGCGCCTCGTAATTCAGCATCCGGCCCTGCAGAAGTTTTCCCGTCTTCAGGATCAGCTTCAGAACTTCCGTCGCCTGAAGCAGACCGATCACGCCGGGGAGAACCCCGAGAACCCCCGCTTCTTCACAGGAGGCCGTCATCCCCGGCGGGGGCGGCTCCCGGAAGAGACAGCGATAACAGGGACCCTCTCCGGGGAGAATGGTCATGACCTGACCGGTAAAACGGAAGACCGCTCCGTAGGAGAGGGGCTTGCCGGTCAGGACACAGGCGTCATTGACAAGATAGCGGGTCGGAAAATTGTCGCTCCCGTCGACAACAATGTCATAGCCCTGAAGGATCTCCAGAATATTCTTTGAGGTCACCCGCTCCTGATAGGTCGTTACCTCCACGGCCGGATTCAGCGCTTCCAGGGTTTCTTTGGCGGAGAGTGCCTTGTTCTTCCCCAGGTCCGTCATGCTGTGTACCACCTGCCGTTGCAGGTTGCTCAACTCCACGTGGTCGCCGTCGACAATCCCGATCTTTCCCACGCCTGCGGCGGCGAGATAGTAACCTACCGGCGCCCCGAGACCTCCGCCTCCGATCATCAACACACGGGCATCACGGATCTTTTTCTGGCCTGCTCCCCCGACCTCCGGGAGAAGAATATGCCGGCTGTAGCGCTTGATTTCGTCTTCCGAAAAGTCAAACATTTTCAGTTGCGTTCCTCCACGTTCACGTGCATCGTTCGTAAAAACGAGACTGCGCGCTCGATCTCCTTTTCCTCACCCTCCAGTTCCAGGAGGACCCATCCTTCCTGTTCCGTTACCGCCGCCTGAAAGATGCTGGTCACCACCTTGAATTCGTGACCGATCCGATAGATGACCGGTTCCTGAATCAACTCGTCGGAAAAGGTCAGACTGATCATTTTCTTCGCCATATCATTGCTCCCCGTCCTCCACCGCTATTCGATCACATCCATTACGACCGGTTCGACCCGCACGTCCTGTGACTTCAGGTATTCCATGGCCCGGCCGATCTCTTCCGGTTCCCCTTCCAATTCCAGCCCGACAACCCCGATCTCGTCGGTCACACTGGCACAACGAATGTTGGTCACCACATTGAACTTGTGACCCACATGATAGATCAGCGGCTCCCGGATCAGTTTGGGGGGAAAGGTCAGATAAACTTTACGTTTCATCCTCAACCTCCTGCAATGGCGGGAACGATGGAAAGAGCGTCCCCGTCCTTGATCTTTGTTTCCAGATCGTTCAGAAACCGGATATCCTCGTCATTGAGATAGACGTTCACGAATCTTCGCAATTTCTCATTCTCATCGCAGATTCGTTCCTGAATGCCGGAATATTGCTTCTCCATGTTCGAAATGATTTCCCGAACCGTTTCCCCTTCAGCGGTCACCTCCGATGCGCCATCGGTCAGTGATCGAAGCGGCGTTGGAATTCTGATTGTTACGGACATTATTGACCTCCCATGTTTCAGTTTTTTAGATGTTTTATCATAACCGGGACTGATTTTCCAGCAAAAGGGCTTCAAAGGAGTCGAGCCTGGAATCGATCACCGGGTGGGGATGCAACCGGCCGACGAGGGCTTCCTGAGTTTTCAGGCCATTTCCTGTAATGGAAACCACGATCGATTCGTCGCGGGGGATCTTTCCCTGTTCAATGAGTTTTTTCGCCGCCCCCAGGGTGACCCCGCCGGCGGTTTCCGTGAAGATCCCTTCCGTCTCCGCCAGCAGTTTGATCGCTTCGATGATCTCATCGTCGGTGACCTCTTCTCCCCACCCTCCCGAATCGGTCATGGTCCGGATGGCGTAGAACCCGTCCGCAGGATTTCCGATGGCCAGCGATTTGGCGATGGTGTCCGGTTTGACCGGTTTGAAAAGCTCCGTCCCTTTCTTCACGGCCGTTACAATCGGGGAGCAGCCGGTCGCCTGGGCTCCGAACATCTTCGTGGGGCTCTCCTCCACCAGACCGATCTTCGCCATCTCCTGAAAGGATTTCTTCAGCTTGGTGATCAGCGAACCTCCGGCCATCGGCACCACCACATTCTGCGGAAGCCGCCACCCTAATTGCTCTGCGATTTCGTATCCGAAGGTTTTGGATCCTTCCGCATAGAAGGGACGAAGATTGATGTTGACGAATGCCCACCGGTGTTGGTCGGCCACTTCGGTACAGAGCCGGTTTACATCGTCATAGTTCCCTTCGACCCCCACGAGGTTCGTCCCGAAGACCTGCGTTCCCATAATCTTTCCCTGCTCCAGGTCGGCCGGGATGAAGACGTAGCTCTTCAGACCGGCGGACGAAGCACAGGCCGCCACGGCATTGGCCAGATTCCCCGTCGATGCGCAGGCAATCGTGTCGAAGCCGAACTCCTTTGCTTTCGAGACCGCCACGGCGACCACCCGGTCCTTGAAGGAGAGCGTTGGGAAACTGACAGCGTCATTCTTGATATAGAGTTCCGAGACGCCGAGTTTGTGCGCCAGGTTTTCCGCCCGGACGAGAGGCGTATAACCGACGTTCTCTCCTACGGTCGGTGCTTCATCCAGGGGGAGCAGTTCCAGATAACGCCACATGTCCGGCGGCCGGGCCATGATCTTTTCACGTGACAAGACGTCGGCAATCTCATCATATTGATAGACCACTTCCAGCGGCCCGAAACAGAACTCACAGATATTGATCGGATCCTTGGGGTATTCTCTTCCGCATTCCCTGCATTTCAAACCCTGTACATAACCCATTTCCCTGTCCCTTTCATTTAGATCTGATACATATCCCGGGAAAGACTCTCCCGCTTTTTTTCTCGCTCCGCAACATCTTCCAGAGTGATTGATTTCAGATGATTCACGATCTTCTCATTGACTTCGCCCCAGATATCACGGGTCACACACCGGTCCGACCGTTGGCAGAAAGAGCGGTCTGCCACACACTCCGTCAAGCTGAAGGCGCCTTCCAGCACGGTGATAATCGTGTAGAGATCAATTTCAGCGGGTGACCTTGCCAGGTGATAACCGCCGTGCGGCCCCCGGGTACTCTTGACCAGACCGCCGACCCGCAAGGGAGTGACCAACTGCTCCAGATACTTCACGGAGATTTCCTGCCGTTTCGAAACCTCTCGAAGGAGGATCGGGCCTTCTCCGAAATGAAGTGCAAGATCGAGCATGAATCGTGTGCCGTATCGTCCCCGTGTTGAAAGTTTCAATGGTCCAGGCCCTCTTAGTAGCTTATTATCCCTATCTGTTTAGTCAAGTTAAGATACTCGAAATAAAAAAGGGTGTCAAGCAATTTTTTTAAGAAAATTTAAAGAATAATCTGATCGAGGGGACGTTTCGGCACATGGTGTACGTCCGTCTCATCCCGCCAGTAGCGGATATTCCCATCAGCCCCGACCTCCTCGATGACCACTTTTTCCTTCGGCCTGCCGATGGCCAGGACCAGAAGAATTTTGTAGCGATCCGGAATTTCCAGGGATGCCCGCAGTTTCTCCCGCCGGATCGAGCCGATCATGCAGCCGCCCAACCCCTTTTCCACGGCTCCGAGGAGAATCGTCTGGGCTGCAATCCCGTGATCACATCCGAAGTCCTTGACGATATTCGTATCCCCCAGGATGACGATATAGGCCGCCGGTCGTTCCCCCGGCGCCGGTCCTTTCCACTCTTTGAGATAACCGGCCCAGGCAAGATGGGGGAAGATCCGGGCGTTTTGTTCCGGCTCGCAGGAAAGAAGATATTTCAGGGGTTGCAGATTGGCCGCCGCAGCGCTGTGACGCGCCAGGTCGACCAGTTTTCGCAAGGCCTGCATGGAAACGGTCTCCCCTTCATAAAAACGGCGATAACTTCGGTTCCGGTATACCAGATCCTTGAACATCCTTATTCCTCCCTTCTTGGTCAAACTGATAACAGCTCATGATTATAAAGCAGGTGTTCCGAATTGTCACCCCAACAATTTTGATGAAGTCGTAAAAAGTCGTTTTCAGGATTCCGTTCATGGTTCGACAAGCTTCCGAGCATGGTGAGCTTGCCGAACCACACGAACGGAATATCAATTACTTACACCGTTCGCCCTGAGCACGCCTGTCCTGAGCCGGTCGAAGGGTCGAAGGGCTTCGTGACTTTTTACGACACCATCAATTTTCAGGGCAGGCGCAGAAGTGCAAACAGCTTATAACGGCGAATGGCTCATTTTGCGGGATCCTCTGTCGGAGCGGTTCGTATGATTTTATCTGTGGCCGGTTCGGCGCTGACTTCCGGGCGGCTGCAATTTCTTTTCTTCCCGGGATGGATCTGGTAAGATAAAACAATTTTTTTTGACGAAAGTTGTGGGGAAAGGGCGGAAATCCAGGATGAAACCTTCAGAGACAATTCAGGTTCCGGTTATTTGCGACAAAGAGTATCTCCACCAGCTCGAAGAAGATCGTCTGGCGGTCTATGCCATGAAGAGCCGTCGGGCCACCCGGAGGCATCGGATTCCCGCGGAAGGTCGCAGTCACGACTACCGGACCGAGTTCCAGCGTGATCGGGACAGGATTCTCCACTCCCGGGCCTTCCGGCGCCTGAAACACAAGACGCAGGTTTTTCTCGCCACCGAAGGGGATCATCAGCGGACCCGGTTGACCCATACCCTGGAGGTTGCCCAGGTGGCCCGGACCCTTTGCCGGGCACTGTCGTTGAACGAGGACCTGGCGGAGGCCATCGCCCTGGGGCATGATCTCGGCCACACCCCCTTCGGACATATTGGTGAGGCGGTGCTCCACAAGATCATGTCCGGGCAGGATTCCCTGGAAGGGCTGCTGGACATCAAGGTCTCAGCGAACACCGGAGGGTTCCGGCACAATTTTCAGAGTCTTCGTGTTGTTGATTTGCTGGAGAAACGGTACAAAGGGGAGGGGCTTAATCTGACCGATGAGACCCGATTGGGAATTGTCAGGCATACGTCGCTTCCTTCCGATGTGACTTACCAGCCTTTTCAAGCGCAACTCTTCACCCTGGACAGCCCCCCGTTTCTCGAAGCCCAGATTGTAGCCCTGTCCGACGAAATCGCCCAGCAGACACACGACATGGAAGATGGTCTCCGGACGGGGCTGGTCAACCTGGAGCGGTTGGAGAAGCTGGAACTGATCGAAGAAGTAATTCGGCGGATTGCGGTGGACTATTCCGATTCTCATCGTTCCTTCCATAAACAGAACATGCTCGTTCGGGGAACGATCCATTTCCTGGTTACGGACATCCTCCTTCAGACGGGCAGGAGGATTCGGGCCTGGATCAAAAAAGAAGGGATCCGTTCCTCTCAGGATTTTTACAAGAAGATCGGGGACCTTCCGCCCGATCTGGTTGCCTTCTCTCCCAGGGGGAAGAAACTCTACGGAGGGCTGAAAAACTTTGTCTACCGGGAGATCATCAACAGTTATCGGGTCAACCGAATGGATGGCCGGGCGATCCATTTTCTGCGGAGTCTCTTTATGGCCTATTACGTTAATCCTCGGCAGCTTCAGGACTGGGCATTGTTGCGTTATGCACAAGACCGAAATGAATCCTACCTGCGGGACATTCCCTTAACGCAGGTAGAGAAGAAGATACGGGCATTGCAGAAAGAACCTTCCTTTCTGCGTCTTCTTTGTGATCATGTCGCCGGCATGAGTGACCGCTTTGCCATGGAAGAGTACCGGAAACTTTATCTGCCGAACATGCAGGGATAGGAATGATTCGGTCTGATGAGCGTACAAGTACAACGCGGAGAGCAGGCGGCAAACCGTGTCTGAAGAAGAGAACCTGAATATGAACATCCCCTTTTCCACATGTATGGATCCCGGCAATGCGTTGATGGGACCGTGTGGGCACTTATTCAGCGGCGGGGGTCTGTTTCCCGTCTTTGCCGTCCGGGGTTTTGACGACCACCCGTTCCGTGGTAAAGGGTCCCCAGGTCCGGTCGAGGATATCCTTCCAGGTGCCTTTCATCTTGTTGCCCTGAACCTCGGCATCAAAGGCATAGCTGCGGCCGGTGCGAAAATTGCTTCCGTTGGCGGTCGCCGTAAAGGTCAGCCGGCTACCGATCAGTTTGGCGTCGGAGATGATTGCATGCTCGAAAGTCCCGTCTTTGGAGGTAATCGTTCCCCAGACCAACCCATTTTTCTGCTGGTTCAATTGGAGAGAAAAAACAGCATTGGGCGTTCCGGTTTGCTGTGCAGCTCCCTTCCAGATTCCCTGGATGTTGTCGGTGCCGGTTCCATCCGCTTTTTTATGTTTGGCCGGTTTGCTGCATCCGATTGCAGCAGTCAGCAACACACAAAAGACAAGAATCACGAGTTTCTTCAGCCGGTTTGATGAGATATCCATGTTCTTTTTTAAACCTCCTTGACCATCTTCGAAATTAAGTTATAGAATGTAAGTTACTGAACGATACTGGTTCATTTCCTGAAAATCAAGAAGAAAATTATCCGGCACTGAATGGGGAAATGGAATGACTCTGGAAAGCGAAAAAATAGAAGAGATGAATGATTATTTTGTCAAGATTGCCTACTTCAGTATGGAAGTAGGGTTGGAGGAGGATGTGCCTACCTACAGCGGGGGGCTGGGGATTCTGGCGGGGGATACGTTGAAATCCTGTGCGGATCTGCATCTTCCGGTCGTGGGAATGACCCTTCTGCAGGGAAAAGGTTATTTCATCCAGAAGCTGGACGCAAAGGGTAACCAGAGTGAGGAACCGGTGAACTGGGACCCCTCTTTTTCGATGAAACAGTTGCCTTACAGAGTCAAGGTCCGGATCGGCGGCCGGGAGGTCGCAATCCAGGCCTGGCGCTACATGATCCGGGGGGAAACGGATGCCGCCGTTCCGGTCTATTTTTTAGACACCAATGTGGAAGACAATCATCCCGAGGATCGTGAGATTACCTCCTACCTTTATGGGGGGGACCATGCCTACCGGTTCAAACAGGAAATCGTTCTGGGGATCGGCGGAGTACGGATGTTGCGGGCCATGGGATATGACCGCCTGACCACCTATCACATGAACGAAGGCCATGCGAGTCTTTTGACCCTTGAGCTGTTGCGTGAGAACGAAAAGTCCCCGGAAGCGGTCTGGTTTGAACAGGCGCGGTGGGACCCGGAGTCCGTCAAAGATCTCTGTGTTTTTACGACCCACACTCCGGTGCCGGCGGGGCATGACCGTTTTGAGAATGACCTGGTCAAGAAACTGCTCGGGGAGAAGAAGGAAAACCTGCAGGGGGAGGAGGACCCCTATCTCATTCACAAGATCCCCTTTGAGGTCGTCGATAATCTGAGCGGCAAGGGGAAATTCAATATGACACTTCTGGCGCTGAACCTGAGCCGCTATGCCAACGGGGTGGCCAAGAAGCATGGACAGGTGTCGAAAGAAATGTTTCCGGAATATGAGATCGATTCCATCACGAACGGTGTCCATGTACGGACCTGGATGTCAAAGGAGTTCCAGGCACTCATGGATAAGTATGTCCGGGGATGGAAGACCGACTCTTTCATGCTGCGCCAGGCCATGGGGATCCCTCCGGAGGAGGTCTGGACGGCCCATCAGCAGTGCAAGAAAAAACTCTTCGATTATATTCACCGGACGACCGGTGTCGATCTGGATCCGGAGGTGCTGACCATTGGTTTCGCTCGCCGGGCGGCCGCCTACAAACGGGGGGACTTGCTCTTCCGGGATATTAAACGGCTGAAAGAAATCCTGGAGAAGGCGGGGAAATTTCAGTTGGTTTATGCCGGGAAGGCCCATCCCAGGGATGAACCGGGCAAGGCCCTGATTCGGAAAATCATTCAGCATAGTCATGAACTGGCCGACACGATTCCTATCGTCTATCTGGAGAACTACGACTTTGCACTGGGAAGATTGTTGACCTCCGGCGTGGATGTCTGGCTTAACAACCCGAAACGCCCTCAGGAGGCCTCCGGGACCAGCGGGATGAAGGCGACCCTGAACGGAGTCATCAATTTCAGCGTACTCGACGGCTGGTGGATCGAAGGACATCGTGAAGGGATTACCGGCTGGTCGATCGGCCCGAGGCCGTCCAGCGTTCCACCGGGGGCCGATACGGATGCCCTGGATGTACAGGACCTTTATGAAAAACTGGAAGAGGTGATTTTGCCCACCTATTACCACAAACGGGAAGACTGGATCGGGATCATGCTCAACGGGATCAGTCTGAACGGATCTTTCTTTAACACCAACCGGATGATGTTGCAGTATGTTTCCAGCGCCTACCTGAGAAGACTGGGCTGACCGGAGGAGGACCGTATGAATTTTTCAGGCCGTTGTCTGGGGACCGGCATCGGCAGTCTCCCTTTTACCGATGTACAAAAGGCGTGTGCGATCGTCCGGGAGCATCTTCCCGAGATCCCTTTCTGGCCGCAGCTTCCGAAACTCGGTTTTCGGGAGCAGATGGTCCCGCAGTATTCCGAGGCCTTCCCCGGCATCGTCATCGACCTGGAGAGAGAAAAGATTTCCGTGGATTCCAATCGGGCGTTGGCGGAGCTGGAACGCTTCTATGAAAAGGAAATGGCGGGGGAGGCGGATCACTTCCGGCTCTCCCCGGACTATGCCGCAGGTTTGACCCCCTTTATCGAGGGGCTGCGGGAGGAACGACCGTCGGAGCTGATCTGTACCAAGGGGCATGTCACCGGTCCGGTAACCTTCGGATTCTCCGTAAAGGACGAAGAGGGGAGGGCGATCTTTTACGATCCCAACCTGCAGGATGCCGTCGTCCGCCTGATCGCCATGAAGGCGCTCTACCAGATTGAACGGCTCAGGGAATTCCATGTACCCACGATCATCTTTATGGATGAGCCCTATATGGCGGCCTTCGGGACCACGGGGATGAACGTCGGCCGGGAGGAGGTCGTGCAGTCTCTCAACGGAGTGGTGAAACGGATTGGTGATGCGGGCGGGATTGCCGGGGTTCACTGCTGCGGAAATACCGACTGGTCCCTCCTTTTTGAAACGGATGTTGATATCGTAAATTTCGATGCCTATGATTTCATGGACCGGATGGCCCTCTACCCCGAAGCGGTCAAGGCCTTCTTGAACAGGGGGGGCAATCTTGCCTGGGGGATCGTGCCCACCTCTGCGGCCGTTCGGGAAGAGACGGCTGAATCCCTTGCAGGTCGGTTCCGGAATGGGTATGACAAACTGGTTTCTCTCGGTGTCGATGCCCGACGATTACGGACCCAATGTCTGGTGACGCCGGCCTGCGGATTGGGGAGCCTCTCCGAAGCGGATGCCCTCCGGGCCCTCGGCCTCGTCCGGGATCTTTCCCTGCATCTCCGGTCGGAGTTCGGATCGGCGGGGTAGGGGGGGGTATAAAGTCAAGGTCAAGAGCAATTCACCACGGAGCACACAGAGTTCGAGCGAGAGGTTGGCCTCCCCGCCGACGATTGAGAGCCCTTAACCATAGCGTGCACAC
The DNA window shown above is from Deltaproteobacteria bacterium and carries:
- a CDS encoding AAA family ATPase; protein product: MYKDYWGLIEYPFENLPNPGYLYKSPLHEEALTRLIYAIESRKGAAMLTGEIGCGKTTISRLLVQRLVKRNYQIALIENPCLESEDFLREILYQFGMETTNESRREMIHRLNDHLYQNLNEGKNSVIIVDEAQLINSEHTFEELRLLLNFQLNDRFLLTLILIGQPELKEKIEHITQLNQRIAIRYHLQALDVKEMVKFIFFRLKKAGARRNMFTNDALRKIYDFSCGIPRKINNICDLSLLIGCGESVNFINSAIVEKSAHGSL
- a CDS encoding PLP-dependent cysteine synthase family protein translates to MMTEHTRPPLKHRGIYNNITELIGDTPLVRLNHVIEPKKDRIACAKLEFFNPVGSIKDRTAFGMITGAIEDGDLKPETTCVEPTSGNTGVALSVFLNLLGYKKPVITSGEQIPAGKKALLTLTTSSMDLSPDDACPRFPGEGAIAAAFGYKNLPDHMVPYQYGNRHNPEIHFQTTGPEIWAQTAGKITHFISGVGTGGTITGVGRYLKEKNPEIRIISVEPSEQSHEFYGLRNTEYTMKPEIYDESIIDEKILVDSDDAYRTLVEMICREGIVAGPSSGMTVYGMKVLEERGEKGLWVAIVADEFFRYTNEILRKLRKFLPPTP
- a CDS encoding sulfurtransferase TusA family protein → MNDPYKIDRELDIKGEVCPYTFVKTKLALETLSAGEILRIIVDHQPATENVPRSLRGEGHEVLEVSAVNETDWQIIAKKK
- a CDS encoding DsrE family protein, producing MKELVILLRKPPLERMFISEMLRMSLGMTLSGNRVKIVLAEEGVFLLQAPAPERIGLSEIHRHVRTLRELGCPFLAEKESMAERSIVETVFPVTRENRRTLGKILAGSDLVIGC
- a CDS encoding DsrE family protein, with the protein product MGKSAAIGLLLTSSPESENRRTVMKISEAALRQGHRVRIFLMYDGVYHILRDDFMELADRGVEIILCAYDADQRKVPRREGVLFGSQYDLSEMVAKGDAFLSFH
- a CDS encoding M67 family metallopeptidase, translated to MTALLISPSLLQRIHRQAVREYPQECCGILVGRLGKEKRVEKNFPTKNREHLRGCDRYAIDGRDFLRVDREARKAGREILGFYHSHPDGPSLPSSVDLHRAWNEYSYLIVSVIEGKDPSSRSWVLEPQERSFREERLRIIPRKQFREGSYA
- the moeB gene encoding molybdopterin-synthase adenylyltransferase MoeB, translating into MFDFSEDEIKRYSRHILLPEVGGAGQKKIRDARVLMIGGGGLGAPVGYYLAAAGVGKIGIVDGDHVELSNLQRQVVHSMTDLGKNKALSAKETLEALNPAVEVTTYQERVTSKNILEILQGYDIVVDGSDNFPTRYLVNDACVLTGKPLSYGAVFRFTGQVMTILPGEGPCYRCLFREPPPPGMTASCEEAGVLGVLPGVIGLLQATEVLKLILKTGKLLQGRMLNYEALEMEFRTIKVRKDPGCPVCGEHPTITELIDYEEFCRVNF
- a CDS encoding FeS-binding protein encodes the protein MAKKMISLTFSDELIQEPVIYRIGHEFKVVTSIFQAAVTEQEGWVLLELEGEEKEIERAVSFLRTMHVNVEERN
- a CDS encoding FeS-binding protein, producing the protein MKRKVYLTFPPKLIREPLIYHVGHKFNVVTNIRCASVTDEIGVVGLELEGEPEEIGRAMEYLKSQDVRVEPVVMDVIE
- a CDS encoding MoaD/ThiS family protein; the protein is MSVTIRIPTPLRSLTDGASEVTAEGETVREIISNMEKQYSGIQERICDENEKLRRFVNVYLNDEDIRFLNDLETKIKDGDALSIVPAIAGG
- a CDS encoding threonine synthase, which produces MGYVQGLKCRECGREYPKDPINICEFCFGPLEVVYQYDEIADVLSREKIMARPPDMWRYLELLPLDEAPTVGENVGYTPLVRAENLAHKLGVSELYIKNDAVSFPTLSFKDRVVAVAVSKAKEFGFDTIACASTGNLANAVAACASSAGLKSYVFIPADLEQGKIMGTQVFGTNLVGVEGNYDDVNRLCTEVADQHRWAFVNINLRPFYAEGSKTFGYEIAEQLGWRLPQNVVVPMAGGSLITKLKKSFQEMAKIGLVEESPTKMFGAQATGCSPIVTAVKKGTELFKPVKPDTIAKSLAIGNPADGFYAIRTMTDSGGWGEEVTDDEIIEAIKLLAETEGIFTETAGGVTLGAAKKLIEQGKIPRDESIVVSITGNGLKTQEALVGRLHPHPVIDSRLDSFEALLLENQSRL